A single window of Nocardioides baekrokdamisoli DNA harbors:
- a CDS encoding sugar ABC transporter ATP-binding protein: MSASPVALELKQLHKSYGEVQALRGIDFTVQFGEVRALLGKNGAGKSTLVNLVSGGERPTSGEIWLAGEKVAWHSPGAARDGGVSVVHQELSLAPNLSVAENISLGQWTRKGIMVDRAAMARRAETALARLGIDLPLWREASKLSLAQQQLVEIAKAVAQDARLLILDEPTSALNAKEVDELIGLVRRLAGDGIAVIYVSHRMQEIPRVADSLTVLRDGQEVATLASSDASPERVAALIAGDELGHRRAANVSASSDEVLLEVRDLVPEGGNHTGRASFDVRAGEVLGLAGVLGSGRSEILEAIYGARRATGTVVLSGRKLTRRQPARMLSLGIGMTPEDRKGAGIIAPLSVGENLLLSARGRTLPAGLLRLRRERAIVDESIAAFSIATSTSHKLIAKLSGGNQQKAVIGRLLASHPKVLLLDEPTRGVDLHAKAQIYELVRNLAVQGVGVVFVSSELEELGEVCDRVLVIREGRVTAEVLGADASAENLLSLSIAGATHAD, encoded by the coding sequence ATGAGTGCCTCTCCGGTAGCGCTCGAACTCAAGCAACTGCACAAGAGCTACGGCGAAGTGCAGGCGCTGCGCGGCATCGACTTCACGGTGCAGTTCGGTGAAGTACGAGCCCTGCTCGGCAAGAACGGTGCCGGAAAGTCCACCCTGGTCAATCTGGTCTCCGGCGGTGAGCGACCGACCAGTGGCGAGATCTGGCTGGCTGGGGAGAAGGTCGCGTGGCACTCGCCCGGGGCGGCGCGCGACGGCGGAGTCAGCGTTGTCCACCAGGAGCTGTCACTCGCCCCGAACCTGTCGGTCGCCGAGAACATCAGTCTGGGTCAGTGGACGCGCAAGGGCATCATGGTCGATCGAGCCGCCATGGCTCGACGGGCCGAGACAGCCCTGGCTCGACTCGGGATCGACCTGCCCTTGTGGCGTGAGGCGTCGAAACTCAGCCTCGCGCAGCAGCAATTGGTCGAGATCGCCAAGGCCGTGGCTCAGGACGCCCGCCTTCTCATCCTCGATGAACCCACCTCGGCCCTGAACGCCAAAGAGGTCGACGAGCTCATCGGTCTGGTGCGCAGGCTGGCGGGTGATGGCATTGCCGTCATCTACGTCTCGCACCGCATGCAGGAGATCCCGCGGGTCGCGGACAGTCTGACCGTGCTTCGTGATGGTCAGGAGGTCGCGACGCTGGCGAGCAGCGATGCCTCCCCGGAGCGGGTGGCGGCTCTGATCGCCGGTGACGAACTGGGCCATCGTCGTGCCGCGAACGTGTCGGCCTCGTCCGACGAGGTACTGCTCGAGGTCCGTGACCTCGTGCCGGAGGGTGGGAATCACACCGGCAGAGCATCGTTCGACGTGCGCGCCGGTGAGGTCCTGGGCCTCGCCGGGGTGCTCGGGTCGGGCCGGTCGGAGATCCTCGAAGCCATCTACGGAGCCCGGCGGGCCACGGGGACGGTGGTGCTTTCGGGCCGCAAGCTCACCCGACGTCAACCGGCACGAATGCTGAGCCTGGGAATCGGCATGACCCCTGAGGACCGCAAGGGCGCCGGCATCATCGCGCCCCTGTCGGTCGGGGAGAACTTGTTGCTCTCGGCTCGCGGTCGCACGCTGCCGGCCGGACTTCTCAGACTGCGACGTGAGCGCGCCATCGTGGACGAATCCATTGCCGCCTTCAGCATCGCCACCTCCACATCACACAAGCTCATCGCGAAGCTCTCCGGCGGGAACCAGCAGAAGGCCGTCATCGGACGCCTGCTGGCCAGCCATCCGAAGGTCCTCCTTCTGGATGAACCGACTCGCGGGGTCGATCTCCACGCCAAGGCACAGATCTATGAACTCGTCCGAAACCTCGCGGTCCAAGGGGTCGGGGTCGTATTCGTCTCCTCGGAACTCGAGGAACTCGGCGAGGTGTGCGACCGGGTCCTCGTCATTCGCGAGGGCCGCGTCACCGCCGAGGTTCTGGGCGCCGATGCGTCCGCCGAAAATCTTCTTTCTCTATCCATCGCAGGAGCCACCCATGCTGACTGA
- a CDS encoding ABC transporter permease, with the protein MLTDAAQPPTTAATRAASALRRLVEWESFGLLVVVAAVFFWLTAYAPYFLTQSNLLNVLQQAAFFGIIALAMTLVIVAGEIDISVGSQTALTSALLGVLIGNHGWPLWLACLAVMAEAMALGAVAGWIRSKFEVPTFIITLALYMALRGAAQLITNNYSIPINGHFFYWGTGHVFGKIPIAAVYFVVAFIVFGFLARYTVLGRSVYAVGGNARSAEMSGIRVRRIRVLVLVMCGFTAALTGMLQTAQLSSGTPTIGVGLEFSAISAAIIGGCSLAGGKGTITGTFMGVIFVAMLNDGMVLRGINPNAQPVVLGVVVLVAVLINVVRANRVAKRS; encoded by the coding sequence ATGCTGACTGACGCAGCCCAACCGCCAACCACCGCGGCCACCCGAGCCGCATCTGCCCTCCGTCGACTCGTCGAATGGGAGAGTTTCGGGCTGCTCGTCGTGGTCGCGGCCGTCTTCTTCTGGCTGACGGCGTACGCGCCCTACTTCCTGACGCAGTCGAATCTGCTGAACGTCCTTCAACAGGCCGCGTTCTTCGGGATCATCGCGCTGGCGATGACCCTGGTCATCGTGGCCGGCGAGATCGACATCTCGGTCGGGTCACAAACGGCGCTGACATCGGCGCTCCTCGGCGTACTGATCGGCAACCACGGCTGGCCACTGTGGCTGGCCTGCCTGGCAGTCATGGCCGAGGCGATGGCGCTGGGAGCCGTCGCCGGCTGGATCCGCTCGAAGTTCGAGGTCCCGACATTCATCATCACGCTCGCGCTCTACATGGCACTGCGCGGCGCGGCTCAGCTGATCACCAACAACTACTCCATCCCGATCAACGGCCACTTCTTCTACTGGGGGACCGGACACGTCTTCGGCAAGATCCCGATTGCCGCCGTCTACTTCGTGGTCGCCTTCATCGTGTTCGGCTTCCTTGCCCGCTACACGGTGCTCGGGCGGTCCGTGTACGCAGTCGGCGGTAACGCCCGGTCCGCCGAGATGTCCGGCATTCGCGTACGACGTATCCGCGTCCTCGTCCTGGTCATGTGCGGATTCACCGCAGCTCTCACGGGCATGCTCCAGACCGCCCAACTCTCGTCCGGCACACCCACGATCGGTGTCGGTCTCGAGTTCAGCGCCATCTCCGCGGCGATCATCGGCGGCTGCTCGTTGGCCGGCGGCAAGGGGACGATCACCGGGACGTTCATGGGCGTGATCTTCGTGGCGATGCTCAACGACGGGATGGTGCTGAGGGGCATCAACCCGAATGCGCAACCGGTCGTCCTGGGTGTCGTCGTCCTGGTTGCTGTCCTGATCAACGTGGTCCGTGCGAACCGGGTGGCGAAGCGTTCATGA
- a CDS encoding RraA family protein, whose translation MSTPDEVLFSTINDRLYTAVIGDVMDTMGYYHQFLPPSIRPLRPEMRVAGRAMPVLVADVYGPQTKPFGLLTEALDDLRPGEVYLARGGAQPAAMWGEILTATAQKRGAVGAVVNGYHRDAAKVLGQGFPVFSAGAYALDSSVRTVVLDFRVPIEVGEVRVTPGDLVVGDIDGVLVVPKSIEAEVIERAMEKASTENVVRAAIERGMSATEAFARHGVL comes from the coding sequence ATGAGTACTCCTGACGAGGTGCTGTTCAGCACGATCAACGACCGCTTGTACACAGCCGTCATCGGCGATGTCATGGACACGATGGGCTACTACCACCAGTTCCTGCCCCCGAGCATCCGCCCGTTGCGCCCGGAGATGCGGGTCGCAGGCCGCGCGATGCCCGTGCTGGTGGCCGACGTGTACGGCCCCCAGACGAAGCCCTTCGGGCTTCTCACCGAGGCGCTGGACGATCTGCGACCCGGCGAGGTCTACCTGGCCCGAGGCGGCGCCCAGCCGGCGGCGATGTGGGGCGAGATCCTCACCGCGACCGCCCAGAAGCGCGGTGCCGTCGGTGCCGTCGTGAACGGGTACCACCGCGACGCAGCCAAGGTGCTCGGCCAGGGATTCCCCGTCTTCAGTGCCGGCGCGTACGCACTCGACTCGAGCGTTCGTACCGTGGTCCTCGACTTCCGGGTGCCGATCGAGGTCGGCGAGGTACGCGTGACGCCGGGGGACCTCGTGGTGGGGGACATCGATGGCGTGCTCGTGGTTCCGAAGAGCATCGAGGCGGAAGTCATCGAGCGAGCCATGGAGAAGGCCAGTACGGAGAACGTCGTACGTGCGGCGATCGAACGCGGAATGTCAGCGACCGAGGCGTTCGCGCGCCACGGCGTGCTGTGA
- a CDS encoding mannonate dehydratase codes for MVQLSEMLPPRPEAWWPLLKQCGVDTVVGLLNGAEQDQRMFAAVGAQDFGAAGSGPAPWSFEAIRRDKALFAEHGFKLIGLEDTAPMDNARLGLPGRDQEIESVIEQIRAMGRLEIPTLCYNWMAIRTWGRTDVSIPARGGALVSGFRLADSEALPPFVAPGEVTSDQLWSALKYFLDAVIPEAEAAGVRLGLHPDDPPRPPSRQLDRNLPRIMGTVDAYRKLLALHPSPSNGITFCQGNWALMEEVISGQTSLPDLITELAPEHIAFVHFRDVRGTLDDFRETFHDEGQTDLPSCMKAYAGAGFAGPMRPDHVPTMEGESNARPGYETLGRLFALGYIRGLHQAAYGCHPAAGHHAEEVS; via the coding sequence ATGGTTCAGCTGAGCGAAATGCTTCCCCCGCGCCCAGAGGCGTGGTGGCCGCTGCTCAAACAGTGCGGTGTCGACACGGTTGTCGGTCTGCTCAACGGCGCGGAACAGGACCAGCGGATGTTCGCCGCGGTCGGCGCCCAGGACTTCGGCGCCGCTGGGAGTGGGCCTGCCCCCTGGAGTTTCGAAGCGATCAGGCGTGACAAGGCGTTGTTCGCCGAGCACGGCTTCAAGCTGATTGGGCTCGAGGACACCGCGCCGATGGACAACGCGCGGCTCGGCCTCCCGGGCCGCGACCAGGAGATCGAGAGCGTGATCGAGCAGATCCGCGCCATGGGCCGGCTGGAGATCCCGACGCTTTGCTACAACTGGATGGCGATCAGGACCTGGGGACGCACCGACGTCTCGATTCCCGCACGCGGCGGTGCTCTGGTCTCGGGGTTCCGGCTCGCGGATTCAGAGGCTCTGCCCCCGTTCGTCGCGCCGGGTGAGGTCACGTCGGACCAGCTGTGGTCGGCGCTGAAGTACTTCCTCGACGCGGTCATCCCGGAGGCCGAGGCGGCTGGCGTACGCCTTGGACTGCATCCGGACGACCCGCCACGGCCGCCGAGTCGCCAGCTCGACCGCAACCTTCCCCGCATCATGGGGACGGTCGATGCCTACCGGAAGTTGCTGGCGCTGCATCCCTCGCCGAGCAACGGCATCACGTTCTGTCAGGGCAACTGGGCGTTGATGGAGGAGGTCATCTCGGGCCAGACGTCGTTGCCGGACCTGATCACCGAACTGGCACCGGAGCACATCGCCTTCGTCCACTTCCGCGACGTACGCGGCACCTTGGACGACTTCCGCGAGACCTTCCACGACGAGGGTCAGACCGATCTCCCGTCCTGCATGAAGGCCTACGCCGGGGCGGGCTTCGCGGGGCCGATGCGACCCGACCACGTCCCCACCATGGAGGGCGAGTCGAATGCGCGGCCCGGCTACGAGACCCTCGGTCGCCTGTTCGCGCTCGGCTATATCCGCGGTCTGCATCAGGCCGCGTACGGCTGCCACCCCGCGGCCGGACACCACGCGGAGGAGGTCTCCTGA
- a CDS encoding SDR family NAD(P)-dependent oxidoreductase: protein MSELDGCVALVTGGSSGIGEGASYALARHGAAVAVHGRDLAEAEGVAAGIRALGGRAIAVAGPIDVAQTSIDAVAATVAAFGRLDVLVTSAGIQRYGDAVSTTEALWDEVLDVNTKGVFLAANAALPVIRQSPGGSVVIVASVQGSASQANVVAYTTSKGALHSMGRAMAIDEAAYGVRVNTVSPGSVDTPMLRHSAAEWSDGTPEGVERTIANWGTAHALGRVASIDEVGEVIAFLSGSRASFITGSDVRVDGGLLARIAAALPEKE from the coding sequence ATGAGTGAGCTCGACGGCTGCGTTGCGCTGGTGACCGGCGGTTCCAGCGGGATCGGCGAGGGGGCCTCGTACGCCCTTGCACGACACGGAGCTGCGGTGGCGGTCCACGGGCGCGACCTGGCGGAGGCTGAAGGTGTCGCCGCCGGCATCCGGGCTCTCGGTGGACGGGCGATCGCCGTCGCCGGGCCCATCGATGTGGCACAGACCTCGATCGACGCGGTTGCTGCGACGGTCGCTGCCTTCGGGCGACTCGACGTCCTCGTGACCAGTGCGGGCATCCAGCGCTACGGCGATGCGGTGAGTACGACGGAAGCGCTGTGGGACGAGGTGCTGGACGTCAACACCAAGGGTGTCTTCCTCGCCGCGAACGCCGCACTTCCCGTGATCAGACAAAGCCCCGGAGGAAGTGTCGTCATCGTCGCCTCCGTCCAGGGCTCGGCCTCGCAGGCCAACGTCGTCGCGTACACGACGAGCAAAGGTGCGCTGCACTCCATGGGGCGGGCGATGGCGATCGATGAAGCTGCCTACGGCGTCCGGGTCAACACGGTCAGCCCCGGGTCGGTCGACACCCCGATGCTGCGCCACTCCGCAGCCGAGTGGAGCGACGGTACGCCTGAGGGCGTCGAGCGCACGATCGCGAACTGGGGCACTGCGCATGCGCTGGGACGAGTCGCGTCCATCGATGAGGTCGGCGAGGTGATCGCCTTCCTCTCTGGTTCCCGGGCGAGTTTCATCACGGGTTCCGACGTCCGGGTCGATGGCGGTCTGCTCGCCAGGATCGCGGCCGCGCTTCCCGAGAAGGAGTGA